AGTTCCGTTCCTCCCCTGAACTCGGGCACCGATCCGCCCATGAAGCCGAGGCATTCGCGGTAGTAGAGGCCTCCTCCGAGTTCGTCGGCCCTGGCTCCCACCAGGACGAGCAGGTCGCCCGGGCGCTTGAGGGAGATGTCGCGGGCCTTCGCGAAATCGTCCAGCCGGCCGAAGACCGCCACGATCGGGGAGGGAGGGATCGAGACCCCGGCCGAATTCTGGTTGTAGAAGCTGACATTGCCGGAGACTATCGGCAGGCTGTCCCCCCCGGCGATGGCCAGGGCGCGGCAGGCGTCGGCTATGCCCTCCACGCCGCGCTGGAACTGCCACATGACTTCCGGATTCTCGGGATTTCCGTAATTGAGGCAGTCCGTGGCGGCGAGGGGCGTAGCCCCCGTGGCCACCACGTTCCGGAAGGCCTCTCCTACGGCGTGGGCGCCTCCGAGATAGGGATCGAGCGCACCGTAGAACGGGTTGCCGTCGCCGCTGACCGCGAGCCCGGCCCGCGAGCCCGGCACAGGAACTATCACTGCTGCGTCCGCCTCCCCGGGCCTGAGATGGGTGACTCCCTGGACCTCGCTGTCATAGAACGAACAGAGGGGCGCCCTCGACACACCGGCCGCCGACAGGGCCATCTTCACGAGGTCTGCGGGAGGGTCGACAGGCCTTGCGGCGGGATCGGGGCTGGCCGCAGCAGCCGCCATCGCCGGCCTGTCGTGGGAGATGCCCTCGGTGATGGCCTCCACCGGGGCGCAGGCCACCTGCGAACCCCCGTGGAGGACGAGGTAGGTCCTGTCGTTCGTGAAGCGGCCCACTATCGAAGCGCCGGCTCCCGGGTGAAGCCGGGGCAGCTCGAACTCCTCGTTGTAGATCTGCACTACGTCATACGCGACATCCTGCGGCACCGCCAGGCCGAACCGCTCCTGGGTCTCCGCGCAGGCGACGACCTCGGGGGGCAGGCCCTGCACGGATACGGGCACCCTGTCGAGCCACAGCTCGATGCCCATCCCTCCGTGGGAGGCCATCTCGCTGCTGACGCACGCTATCCCCCCGGCACCGAGATCCTTGAAGCCGAACTCGATCCCGCGCTCGAACAGCATGTCGAGCGCCCTGGCGTTGGCTTCGGACACGACCCGCTTGAGGAAGGGGTCGGCC
This DNA window, taken from Candidatus Fermentibacter sp., encodes the following:
- the purL gene encoding phosphoribosylformylglycinamidine synthase subunit PurL — its product is MQDLTDRLAAELKARRLSMTIEEACKVSSFVGRMPTPLELHLFDTMWSEHCSYKSSRKHLATLPKSAPQVVLGPGEDAGIVAFTEEGGVLWDIVLAHESHNHPSQVLPVEGAATGVGGIVRDVYCMGARVIGVMDLLRFGPPSSQSSRAVARGVVQGVWQYGNALGVPNLGGDTVFHEGYESNCLVNVVSIGLVRRDRIVHSFVPRAARRVPYVLILVGKPTDATGFGGATFASADLDAQGGMGAVQVADPFLKRVVSEANARALDMLFERGIEFGFKDLGAGGIACVSSEMASHGGMGIELWLDRVPVSVQGLPPEVVACAETQERFGLAVPQDVAYDVVQIYNEEFELPRLHPGAGASIVGRFTNDRTYLVLHGGSQVACAPVEAITEGISHDRPAMAAAAASPDPAARPVDPPADLVKMALSAAGVSRAPLCSFYDSEVQGVTHLRPGEADAAVIVPVPGSRAGLAVSGDGNPFYGALDPYLGGAHAVGEAFRNVVATGATPLAATDCLNYGNPENPEVMWQFQRGVEGIADACRALAIAGGDSLPIVSGNVSFYNQNSAGVSIPPSPIVAVFGRLDDFAKARDISLKRPGDLLVLVGARADELGGGLYYRECLGFMGGSVPEFRGGTELAMAGLVLDWIGRGIVRASHDVSDGGAAFAALEMVFASGPWNGLGARLDIARDPVLLYSETPGYLLEIAPGDLPALSGLPAPARVIGEVVPSFTVSGNGWELDLSGLYPAWRDRLAAMVWREE